The following proteins come from a genomic window of Pleuronectes platessa chromosome 2, fPlePla1.1, whole genome shotgun sequence:
- the LOC128457178 gene encoding transcription factor HES-2, with protein sequence MKAAEIRLSLHRPLQHRDPHMAPTITAAMTNSQEHLTRSHKLRKPLVEKLRRERINSSIELLKSLLGPEFLNQQPDSKLEKADILEMTVCFMTQLLQQNQQQRRLMKHVNKLQSSSEEKLREADFSPLSSTVHSSITKDKSPVSSAPWRPW encoded by the exons ATGAAGGCAGCAGAGATCAGATTGTCTCTACACAGACCTCTACAGCACAGAGATCCACACATGGCTCCTACAATCACTGCAGCAATGACCAACTCTCAGGAGCATCTGACTCGGAGCCACAAG CTCAGAAAGCCTCTGGTGGAGAAGTTACGCAGAGAGCGAATCAACAGCAGCATCGAGCTGCTCAAGTCTCTCCTGGGTCCAGAGTTCCTCAACCAGCAGCCAGACTCCAAGCTGGAGAAAGCAGACATCCTGGAGATGACCGTTTGCTTCatgacacagctgctgcagcagaaccagcagcagagaagacTGATGAAGCACGTCAACAAGCTGCAGTCTTCctctgaggagaagctgagagagGCTGACTTCTCTCCTCTGAGCTCCACAGTCCACAGCAGCATCACCAAAGACAAGAGTCCagtcagcagcgccccctggaggccgTGGTAG
- the LOC128457136 gene encoding transcription factor HES-2-like: protein MKAAEIRLSLHRPLQHRDPHMAPTITAAMTNSQEHLTRSHKLRKPLVEKLRRERINSSIELLKSLLGPEFLNQQPDSKLEKADILEMTVCFMTQLLQQNQQQRRLMKHVNKLQSSSEEKLREADFSPLSSTVHSSITKDKSPVSSAPWRPW from the exons ATGAAGGCAGCAGAGATCAGATTGTCTCTACACAGACCTCTACAGCACAGAGATCCACACATGGCTCCTACAATCACTGCAGCAATGACCAACTCTCAGGAGCATCTGACTCGGAGCCACAAG CTCAGAAAGCCTCTGGTGGAGAAGTTACGCAGAGAGCGAATCAACAGCAGCATCGAGCTGCTCAAGTCTCTCCTGGGTCCAGAGTTCCTCAACCAGCAGCCAGACTCCAAGCTGGAGAAAGCAGACATCCTGGAGATGACCGTTTGCTTCatgacacagctgctgcagcagaaccagcagcagagaagacTGATGAAGCACGTCAACAAGCTGCAGTCTTCctctgaggagaagctgagagagGCTGACTTCTCTCCTCTGAGCTCCACAGTCCACAGCAGCATCACCAAGGACAAGAGTCCagtcagcagcgccccctggaggccgTGGTAG
- the LOC128458773 gene encoding transcription factor HES-5-like: MKAAEIRLSLHRPLQHRDPHMAPTITAAMTNSQEHLTRSHKLRKPLVEKLRRERINSSIELLKSLLGPEFLNQQPDSKLEKADILEMTVYFLRRLKQQQQQQQQQQQQQQNPAVGSAAVKRGYSRCVQEVAHFLSSEEVNAQSQRRLMKHVNKLQSSSEEKLREADFSPLSSTVHSSITKDKSPVSSAPWRPW, from the exons ATGAAGGCAGCAGAGATCAGATTGTCTCTACACAGACCTCTACAGCACAGAGATCCACACATGGCTCCTACAATCACTGCAGCAATGACCAACTCTCAGGAGCATCTGACTCGGAGCCACAAG CTCAGAAAGCCTCTGGTGGAGAAGTTACGCAGAGAGCGAATCAACAGCAGCATCGAGCTGCTCAAGTCTCTCCTGGGTCCAGAGTTCCTCAACCAGCAGCCAGACTCCAAGCTGGAGAAAGCAGACATCCTGGAGATGACCGTTTACTTCCTCAGAagactgaagcagcagcagcagcagcagcagcagcagcagcagcagcagcagaatccaGCTGTGGGCTCAGCAGCCGTCAAACGGGGCTACTCCAGATGTGTCCAGGAGGTGGCACACTTCCTGTCCAGTGAGGAGGTGAACGCACAGTCGCAGAGAAGACTGATGAAGCACGTCAACAAGCTGCAGTCTTCctctgaggagaagctgagagagGCTGACTTCTCTCCTCTGAGCTCCACAGTCCACAGCAGCATCACCAAAGACAAGAGTCCagtcagcagcgccccctggaggccgTGGTAG